A window of Christiangramia forsetii KT0803 contains these coding sequences:
- a CDS encoding nitrous oxide reductase family maturation protein NosD translates to MKKFFYISLIFLKFSAYTLAAQNIEVCASCEIKTLTEAVENARDFDTIFVKKGIYKEYNIGITKPLTIIGEENAMIDGENNGEIITIQADNVTIDGLKIVNVGTSYTTDYAAVRVVKSENFLLRNLKLEQLFFGLYLEKAKNGKIFNNTIIGDAKEEFSSGNGIQLWYCQNVEVAGNKVQGVRDGIYLEFSDEITISDNISSNNLRYGLHFMFSNHDTYVNNLFENNGAGVAVMFSKFITMKGNTFRKNWGTASFGLLLKEINDSEILNNNFEENTVGINIEGSNRVNYIHNDFKNNGWAVKVRGACYNNIFESNNFLYNSFDVSYNSRLNENNFDRNYWSNYTGYDLDRNGIGDVPYRPVKLFSYIVNRTPETIILLRSLFIDIIDFSEKVSPIFTPDNLIDEHPLLKPVRHDSN, encoded by the coding sequence ATGAAGAAGTTTTTTTACATATCACTCATTTTTCTGAAGTTTTCAGCTTACACACTTGCTGCGCAAAACATAGAGGTTTGCGCTTCCTGTGAAATTAAAACCCTTACAGAAGCAGTAGAAAATGCCCGGGATTTCGATACTATTTTTGTAAAAAAAGGGATCTACAAAGAATATAACATTGGCATAACCAAACCGCTCACTATTATTGGAGAAGAGAACGCAATGATAGATGGTGAAAACAATGGGGAGATCATTACCATTCAGGCAGATAATGTCACTATAGACGGACTTAAGATTGTAAATGTAGGCACCAGTTATACCACAGATTATGCTGCGGTACGCGTAGTGAAAAGTGAAAACTTCCTGCTTCGGAATTTAAAACTTGAGCAGCTTTTCTTCGGATTATACCTTGAAAAAGCTAAAAATGGCAAAATATTTAATAATACCATCATTGGAGATGCAAAGGAAGAATTCAGTTCCGGAAACGGTATTCAACTTTGGTATTGCCAGAATGTGGAAGTTGCCGGAAATAAGGTGCAGGGCGTTCGGGACGGTATTTACCTGGAATTTTCCGATGAGATCACGATTAGTGATAATATTAGTTCTAACAATCTTCGCTATGGCCTGCATTTCATGTTTTCAAACCACGATACCTACGTAAATAATCTTTTCGAGAACAATGGCGCCGGAGTGGCGGTGATGTTTTCCAAATTTATTACCATGAAAGGCAATACTTTTAGAAAGAATTGGGGTACTGCCTCTTTTGGTTTGCTATTGAAAGAAATAAACGATTCTGAAATTCTCAATAACAACTTTGAAGAAAATACAGTGGGCATTAATATTGAAGGTTCCAACCGAGTGAACTATATCCACAATGATTTTAAGAATAATGGCTGGGCAGTAAAAGTACGTGGCGCTTGTTACAACAATATTTTTGAAAGCAACAATTTCCTATATAATTCATTTGATGTATCCTATAACAGCCGGCTTAACGAAAATAATTTTGACCGGAATTACTGGAGCAATTACACCGGTTACGATTTAGACCGAAATGGGATTGGCGATGTACCCTACCGGCCGGTGAAACTATTTTCGTATATCGTAAACCGTACTCCGGAGACCATCATTCTCTTGCGCAGCTTGTTTATCGATATCATCGATTTTTCTGAAAAAGTCTCGCCCATTTTCACACCCGATAATCTTATTGATGAACATCCATTGCTAAAACCTGTACGTCATGATTCAAATTGA
- the nosZ gene encoding Sec-dependent nitrous-oxide reductase: MKKSIKIIASLLLATGIFSCNNSEQNKEGDRGALASNAAEKVYVAPGEHDDFYAFISGGYSGNLTVYGLPSGRMFKEIPVFSQFPTSGYGYSEETKPMLNTSHGFIPWDDSHHPDISQTNGKLDGRWIFINGNNTPRIAKIDLKTFETTEIIEVPNSAGNHSSSFVTENTEYVVAGTRFSVPIPQRDMPINEYKGNFKGSLSFISVAPETGRMNIKFQLIMPGFDYDLSHPGRGKSHGWFFFTTYNTEEANTLLEVNASQNDKDFIAAVNWKKIEEYVNNGGGKTMPANYAHNVYDDHTHTATSTMKKEVLVVDPLEVPGAVFLLPTPKSPHGVDVDPSGEYIIGNGKLSADLTVHSFTKMIDAIENEKFDSDAYGIPILNFEDVLAGTVKQAGLGPLHTEFDGKGNGYTTFFISSELVKWNLETREVIDRKPNYYSVGHVMIPGGNSREPFGKYAVSMNKITKDRYLPTGPELEHSAQLFDISGEKMELLLDFPTHGEPHYAAGIPAELIKDNSQKIYKLAENKHEYAALSPADARVERKGNEVHIYMTMIRSHFTPDNIEGIKVGDKVYFHITNHEQDFDVPHGFAMIGANNAELLIMPGQTKTLTWEPKKVGVWPFYCTDFCSALHQEMQGYIRVSPKNSDIELSWSLGED, encoded by the coding sequence ATGAAAAAATCTATAAAAATAATCGCATCACTCCTGCTGGCAACTGGTATATTTAGTTGTAATAACAGCGAGCAAAACAAAGAAGGAGATCGTGGTGCATTGGCATCAAACGCGGCAGAAAAGGTGTATGTGGCTCCCGGAGAGCATGATGATTTCTACGCATTTATTTCGGGTGGATATAGTGGAAACCTTACAGTATACGGCCTACCTTCGGGAAGAATGTTTAAAGAGATCCCGGTTTTCTCACAATTTCCTACCAGCGGATATGGTTATTCTGAAGAAACAAAACCGATGCTAAATACTTCTCACGGATTTATACCCTGGGATGATTCCCACCACCCCGATATTTCACAAACTAATGGAAAACTGGACGGTAGATGGATTTTTATAAATGGAAATAATACGCCTCGAATTGCTAAAATCGATTTAAAGACATTTGAAACTACCGAAATTATTGAAGTACCAAACTCGGCGGGAAACCACAGTTCATCTTTCGTAACCGAAAATACCGAATATGTAGTTGCAGGAACCCGGTTCTCTGTACCAATTCCTCAAAGGGATATGCCCATCAATGAATATAAGGGAAATTTTAAAGGTTCTCTCTCTTTTATAAGCGTTGCGCCAGAAACCGGCCGGATGAATATCAAATTTCAGTTAATTATGCCGGGATTCGATTATGATCTTTCTCACCCTGGTCGTGGAAAATCACATGGTTGGTTCTTCTTTACCACTTATAATACCGAAGAAGCAAATACACTTTTAGAAGTTAATGCTTCTCAAAATGATAAAGATTTTATCGCTGCGGTAAACTGGAAAAAAATTGAAGAATATGTGAACAATGGAGGCGGTAAAACCATGCCGGCTAATTATGCTCATAATGTGTATGATGATCATACTCATACCGCCACTTCTACCATGAAAAAGGAAGTGTTAGTTGTAGATCCATTGGAAGTTCCTGGAGCTGTTTTCCTATTGCCTACTCCAAAGTCCCCACACGGTGTTGATGTAGATCCATCGGGCGAATATATTATTGGAAATGGTAAACTTTCTGCAGATTTGACAGTGCATTCCTTTACTAAAATGATAGATGCCATAGAAAATGAAAAATTTGATAGCGATGCGTACGGTATTCCCATTCTTAATTTTGAAGATGTATTAGCAGGAACCGTGAAACAAGCCGGTTTAGGACCACTTCATACGGAATTTGATGGTAAGGGTAATGGATATACCACCTTCTTTATTTCTTCAGAACTCGTAAAATGGAATCTGGAAACCCGTGAGGTAATAGACCGCAAACCAAATTATTACTCGGTAGGTCACGTAATGATTCCGGGTGGAAACTCTAGGGAACCATTCGGAAAATATGCCGTATCTATGAACAAGATTACCAAAGATCGTTACCTGCCAACAGGTCCAGAACTGGAACATTCTGCTCAGTTATTTGATATTTCAGGAGAAAAAATGGAATTGCTGTTAGATTTTCCTACCCATGGTGAGCCTCACTATGCTGCCGGGATTCCTGCAGAATTAATTAAAGATAATTCTCAAAAGATCTATAAACTGGCCGAAAACAAGCACGAATATGCTGCCCTTTCTCCTGCAGATGCTCGCGTTGAGCGTAAAGGTAATGAGGTGCATATTTACATGACCATGATTCGCAGTCACTTTACACCAGATAATATTGAAGGAATAAAAGTGGGGGATAAAGTGTATTTCCATATTACTAACCACGAGCAGGATTTTGATGTACCGCACGGTTTCGCTATGATTGGCGCGAATAACGCCGAGTTACTAATTATGCCCGGGCAAACCAAAACACTTACCTGGGAACCTAAAAAAGTCGGGGTATGGCCATTCTACTGTACAGATTTCTGTTCAGCTTTACACCAGGAGATGCAGGGTTACATAAGGGTGTCTCCAAAAAACTCCGATATAGAGCTTAGCTGGTCCCTTGGAGAAGATTAA
- a CDS encoding ABC transporter ATP-binding protein — translation MIQIEYLHKKFGTNQVLKGIDLEIEQGGIFAVLGPNGSGKTTLIKSILGMVIPDSGNIKIGEKMVRNQWKYRNEINYLPQIANFPGNLKVKELISMIKDLRTGKTAEDDHLIELFRLQSFLDKKLSNLSGGTKQKVNLVLTFMFNSPLIILDEPTTGLDPISHLRLKELIKVEKAKGKTILITSHIMSFVEEIADEIVFLLEGKIYFKGNITKLKAKTEQPDFEHAIASILTTSDA, via the coding sequence ATGATTCAAATTGAATATTTACATAAAAAGTTTGGTACCAACCAGGTGCTCAAAGGCATCGACCTGGAAATAGAACAGGGTGGCATATTTGCCGTTTTAGGGCCTAATGGTTCGGGAAAAACCACGCTTATCAAAAGTATTTTGGGCATGGTGATCCCAGACTCTGGAAATATAAAAATTGGTGAGAAGATGGTGAGAAACCAGTGGAAATATAGAAATGAGATCAATTACCTTCCACAAATTGCCAATTTCCCAGGTAACTTAAAAGTCAAGGAACTTATAAGTATGATCAAGGATTTGCGTACCGGAAAAACAGCCGAAGATGATCATCTAATAGAACTTTTCAGGTTACAGTCTTTTTTGGATAAGAAATTGAGCAATCTTTCAGGAGGGACCAAGCAGAAAGTAAATCTGGTACTCACATTCATGTTCAATTCACCGCTTATTATCCTGGATGAGCCAACCACCGGTTTGGATCCTATCTCACATCTTCGTTTAAAAGAACTTATAAAAGTCGAAAAAGCAAAAGGAAAGACCATTTTAATAACCTCCCATATTATGAGTTTTGTTGAAGAAATTGCCGATGAGATCGTGTTTCTTCTGGAAGGGAAAATCTATTTTAAAGGGAATATTACTAAGCTAAAAGCTAAAACCGAACAGCCGGACTTTGAACATGCTATTGCCTCCATTTTAACTACAAGTGATGCTTAA
- a CDS encoding ABC transporter permease, which translates to MLKILKYSFFDLMRSRWSYVYFLFYLLLGIVLLFLNNDLSKAVITLMNVIIVLVPLIGTIFGVMYYYNSREFTELLLAQPVKRSSIFLGQYFGVACSLAMSLVIGLGLPFVFYGIFNSNAIWDFSLLLVTGAFLTLIFTALAFVIALANENKIKGFGYAILLWLFMAVIYDGLFLMSLVYFEDYPLDKFSLAATMLNPVDLSRVLILLKLDISALLGYTGAVFQQFFGTNFGLIISVIMLALWVLIPTGIIYRMAKRKDF; encoded by the coding sequence ATGCTTAAAATATTAAAATACAGTTTTTTCGACCTGATGCGAAGCCGTTGGAGCTACGTCTATTTCCTTTTTTATTTATTACTCGGGATCGTGCTTTTATTTCTAAACAACGACCTTTCCAAGGCGGTCATCACTTTAATGAATGTGATCATTGTATTAGTGCCGCTAATCGGGACTATTTTCGGGGTGATGTATTATTATAATTCGCGGGAATTTACCGAACTACTCCTGGCTCAGCCCGTAAAAAGAAGTTCTATTTTTTTAGGACAGTATTTTGGAGTTGCTTGTTCCCTGGCCATGAGCCTAGTGATTGGTTTAGGATTGCCATTTGTCTTCTACGGAATATTTAATAGCAATGCCATTTGGGATTTTTCATTATTACTGGTTACTGGTGCATTCTTAACACTCATCTTTACTGCGCTGGCTTTTGTGATCGCGCTAGCCAATGAAAATAAGATCAAAGGTTTTGGGTACGCCATTCTATTGTGGTTATTTATGGCAGTGATCTATGACGGACTTTTCCTTATGTCCCTGGTCTATTTTGAAGATTATCCGCTGGATAAGTTTTCCCTAGCCGCCACCATGCTGAATCCTGTAGACCTTTCGCGAGTACTTATTCTCCTAAAATTAGATATTTCAGCATTATTGGGATATACCGGTGCGGTATTTCAGCAATTCTTTGGCACCAATTTCGGTTTGATCATTTCAGTAATCATGCTGGCACTTTGGGTGTTGATCCCTACCGGAATTATTTATAGAATGGCAAAGCGTAAAGATTTTTAA
- a CDS encoding nitrous oxide reductase accessory protein NosL — protein MKKLFFLLIITLIFSACEISPQAINYGNEACEYCNMTIVDQQYASQLVNKNGKAYNFDAIECMIHYSEDIKEKEYQLYLINDFKNPGTLIDAKTAYYLISPEISSPMGANLSGFASEEDAKKAESNYDGQLYNWANITKEISK, from the coding sequence ATGAAAAAGCTATTCTTCTTGCTAATTATCACCCTGATTTTTAGTGCCTGCGAAATAAGTCCGCAAGCAATAAATTACGGGAATGAAGCCTGTGAATATTGCAACATGACTATTGTAGATCAGCAATATGCGAGTCAGTTAGTGAATAAAAATGGGAAAGCTTATAATTTCGATGCTATAGAGTGTATGATCCATTATTCCGAAGATATCAAAGAGAAAGAATACCAATTATATCTTATAAATGACTTTAAAAATCCCGGCACTTTAATAGACGCTAAAACAGCATACTATTTAATTAGTCCGGAAATATCAAGTCCTATGGGTGCCAATCTTTCCGGCTTTGCTTCCGAAGAAGATGCGAAAAAAGCTGAAAGCAACTATGATGGCCAACTTTATAACTGGGCTAATATTACTAAAGAGATTAGTAAATAA